The sequence AGCTATTTTCTTTCTATCTTCTAATTGGTAAGGACGCAAATAACCTTTCTCAAAAATCTGATCCAGGGCCGACGGCGCAGTTCCATTCAATTTTAACTCTATAGCAAAAATAAATTGTTCAGTAAACACCAGTACATCGCATCTACCGGTGGAACTATGTACCTCGCTACGTACATCAAGGCCTAAACGTTTAAAGGTTAGATGTACGATGATATGAAAGATTGATTCACTTTCAGCCTTCCAAT is a genomic window of Chitinophaga sp. LS1 containing:
- a CDS encoding PD-(D/E)XK nuclease domain-containing protein — protein: MFHIIVHLTFKRLGLDVRSEVHSSTGRCDVLVFTEQFIFAIELKLNGTAPSALDQIFEKGYLRPYQLEDRKKIAIGISFSSEKRSVEEFLVKEVN